Sequence from the Candidatus Zixiibacteriota bacterium genome:
ATCGTAATCTCCGCGCTCGCCTTTGCGATTACGGCGGTGTTGGCATCGAACTCCGCTTTGTAGCGGGCGATTGCCTGCTGAGCGTCGGCTACCCCGTACTTCTTCTTGAAGTCCTCGACATACCCGGCCAGTCGCGCTTCCTTGGCGGCGGCATTGGCCTTGACAATCTCCGCGCTGGGTGTGGCGCCCACTGCGTACGGCTTAACTGTTAGCAGACGCCAGTCGTCAATCCGCTCTCGCCAGATGTTGCCACTCAGGTTCAGCAGCGAGTCGATATATACGATCCGGTCCATCAGAATGAGGGACTTGCGAAAGCCGGGAGAGCTCTCAAGGTCTTTCATGACATTGAGCCAGGCTCCCGCCGGGCCGGACCGGAATCCGAACATCGGGGGCTGATTGAGGTTATTCTCCATCCGTTTGCGGAATTCGATCAATCGGTTGCGAACGCGGGTGTTAAAATCGACCAGTTCCGGGGTGTTGTCAGCGAGATCGTGCACCCCGCGGATTGCGTCGATGATCATCGCTGCCACGCTGTCCAGCAGGCGCTGGTTTATCAGCGAGCTGGTTACACCTGTGACGTCAAAACTGATCGGGAGCCCGAAGTCTTCTTCGATCCAGCCGGATACGGCGGTGGCGCCGATATTGGTACTCCGGGTTCTGGAATCGACAAACAGCTTGTACAGGTCGGAGTTTTCGCCGTTGGCGAAGGCGTCAAGAAAGATGGTGAGTACTGCTTGCTCGCGGAAGTCGAGCGCCAGGTCAGCGGGCCAGGAATACAGCAAGTAGCCGGGGTCTTCGGCCCGGTCGCTGGGATAGTTGACCAGCAGGCTCGTCCCCGATGGAGCGGCTTGATGCGATGGGAACGAGAACTTGCCGATTCCAGGTAAGGCGCTTGAGTCTGGGTAGTCCTGGCAACGGTCGAGGGTGGCGCTCAACTGGCGGAGGAAGTCGCCTATAGACACGCTCCGCGGAATGGAAATCACCGCGCCCATGTTGGCCAGATGATGCGTTGCCTTGTGAAAGTCCCACATGTTCTGGGGAGTCATGCTCCGCATGACGTTGGGATCGCCGCCTGAAACATGAGTGAATGGATGGTCTTGGCCGTATACCAACTGATACACGCGGCGGTAGGTGTTGTAGTACGGACGTTCAAACGAACTGACCATCTCGGTGTAGACAGTGCCCTTTTCTTCGAGCGACAGCGTGCTGTCTTCAGGATCGACCACCACACCGATATGGCAGACCTCGCGACGGATTTCCTCGTCGCTGAAATCGGGATGCAGGAGTGCCTGCAGCTTGGCCTCGAACACCTTTTGAAAGGTCTCCGGGCCGGCGACCGTGTTAAAGTGATAGCAAGTACGGTACTGTTCGGTGTAAGCGGTGCTGTTGGAGAGCGTCATGTCCTCGAGTGCAGCAACGTACTGCCCGCGACGGCCTTTGCCGAGCAGCAGATGCTCACAGGCGTGGGGTTCGCCGCGGCTTGCGGTGATCGGAGTTTTTATCCAGTAGAAAGCCTGCGGCACGGACTCGATTTGCACGAGGTCAACAGTGAAGCCGTATTTCTCCGACATAAACCGGGCTCCCATGGCCTGACCGGTGGCGTTGTCGTACAGGTTGGCCGTGCGAAAACCGTGAACGGACTGATCGGGGGCCAGGCTTTCGAGGAACTCGTCCGCCCGAGCCGTTGACGTAAGCAGCATCCCTGTTAGAGCGATGCCGATGATTTGCAGAGCGTGTCTCATGATGTGGGTCCTAACAAGCTAATTGTGTTTGTGCCGCCGTTATAGTTACAATATACGCCGGAGCAGGGCGATTTGTTTAGCGGGATTTGGCCTGCTGTGCCGGTGGTTGGAGCCGCCCATGAAGACGACCTCAAGGCACGTCGCCTGTAACGCCAACCAGGGGCTCTATATGTCCTGCCGGACCAAAGTCGAGCGGAACGCCAGCGAATAGGAATCAACTGCCCGCCGGGTAGCGAGAATCCCTTCGAGATGGTCATACTCGTGTTGCATGAGTTGCGACAGGTCGTCGCTAAGCTGCCAGACCTGCTCGTTCCAGTTCTCATCGAGGAACCGCACAGTGCAAGAGCGGTGGCGGTTGACACGGACCACGAGTTCGGGGAGACTCAGGCAGTCGTCCCACAGCTCGAATGTCTCCTGACTGAGATCGCTGAGAACCGGGTTGATGATCACTTGAGGTCTATCAACATGCCAGTACACCAGTCTCTTCAGGACATCGATCTGCGGGGCGGCTATAGCCCTGCCGAAACCGTTGTACTTGCGGAAATCGAGCAGGGTATTGCCGAGGTCCTCGAAAGTTGAATGAAGCCCGGCCAGCTCTTCGCGCCGGACCGGCTTACATTTTTCGTATAACCTGGGATCGCCGAGGATGAGTATCTCGCGCACCGCCATGACAACTACCTCATGTTAGTTGGAGTAGACCTGCTTGAGACGTTCTGATGCCATCAAATCGGCGGGGGCAATTACCGGTTCCTGGAGCGGAATAGAATCGCCGTACCGCTCACGCAACTTCTGCCGTACCGCTGGGTGTTCGATCTGGTAGCCGCCCAGCTTACGGAGCGGGGCCAGTTCCAGGCCGAGACCGTCGCGGTAGATCTTCCAAACCAGTTCGGAGCAGTACATCTGTGAGTCACTCCAGTTGAACACGGGGTCGTACGGTTTGCCCAGGTGGCTTTCGCCGACTTGGCGCATGCGCGCCAGAGACTCATCCGTGAGGTGTGCGAGCAGGGTGTCTATTCGGCGCGCCACAAAGTGCCCTTTCACGCCCTGCCGAATCCAGTCCTGCAATGGAATAACCCGAGTAGGGCCAACAGCCTCGTAGACCACGAAGTTGTTGTCTTGCTCGAAGATAATACCGCAGTGGGTGTACTGCGAGCCGGTCGCGAGCTTGACTGCCTGGGCCTGGGGAGAGTTGAGGTCCTGGAAAACGATGTCCCCCGGTTTCGGGGCATAGCCGGAAAAGTACGAACAACTTATAAGGGCAAGTATAAATGCTAAACCTACGACTGCAATGGGTCGAGTCATTATCGGGCTCCGTGCTGAAAGTTTATCGCTACAATAGGTAAGACGACGGGCGGCTTGTCAAGTAAAGAAGGACGGTGGTGAGGAGGAGCCGACGTTGTCTTGGGATTACGACCCGACAGAATCGGGCTTAGTCGAACACATTTTGCAGGGGCCGCGCAGTCGCGATACCCGGCGGGGTCTGAGGTGGAGCGCCGGAGTACGAATTGTCAATCAGCAGCGTGACATGATCGGGGGGCACGTTATCGACATTAGGCGCCCAGTCCCATTGGGCAGTGTTCAGAATAACATTGGCGACAATTAGATCGACTCCCGACGGAGCGTTGATCCCACCCAGCGAAACCGAGACCTCGAAGAAATCGGAGTTGTTGGAAATAACCAGATTCTCA
This genomic interval carries:
- a CDS encoding YiiX family permuted papain-like enzyme; this encodes MTRPIAVVGLAFILALISCSYFSGYAPKPGDIVFQDLNSPQAQAVKLATGSQYTHCGIIFEQDNNFVVYEAVGPTRVIPLQDWIRQGVKGHFVARRIDTLLAHLTDESLARMRQVGESHLGKPYDPVFNWSDSQMYCSELVWKIYRDGLGLELAPLRKLGGYQIEHPAVRQKLRERYGDSIPLQEPVIAPADLMASERLKQVYSN
- a CDS encoding peptide deformylase — protein: MAVREILILGDPRLYEKCKPVRREELAGLHSTFEDLGNTLLDFRKYNGFGRAIAAPQIDVLKRLVYWHVDRPQVIINPVLSDLSQETFELWDDCLSLPELVVRVNRHRSCTVRFLDENWNEQVWQLSDDLSQLMQHEYDHLEGILATRRAVDSYSLAFRSTLVRQDI